In Lathamus discolor isolate bLatDis1 chromosome 1, bLatDis1.hap1, whole genome shotgun sequence, the following are encoded in one genomic region:
- the LOC136012547 gene encoding C-type lectin domain family 1 member B-like isoform X1 encodes MSSQMMPMNTDEEGGYSNLYHLPQHPARHYMSLNINKGHSLPFAVWWPAIFTLFVLCLALTIGMIILGLRGSKVPVGDNENLQGLKEKLCLMGDDNSKNNRPACTLCPANWKWVGGDTCFYFSEKKATWQESEDFCFSQNATLLMLKMKSKLISISQILLKQFYWIGLSYGVDGWSWVDGTKLSTKRLDWIDLSFKQNCAYLFYHRSTVYSENCYEKHPWICEKAAVQLI; translated from the exons ATGAGTTCCCAGATGATGCCTATGAATACAGATGAAGAGGGTGGATACTCTAATTTATATCACCTGCCACAGCATCCAGCCAGACACTACATGTCCCTGAACATCAACAAAG GGCACTCTCTTCCCTTTGCTGTATGGTGGCCAGCTATCTTTACTTTGTTTGTGCTGTGCCTGGCCCTCACCATAGGAATGATAATCCTAG GTCTCAGAGGTTCTAAGGTACCTGTGGGAGATAATGAAAACTTGCAAGGACTAAAAGAGAAATTGTGCTTGATGGGTGATGACAACAGCAAGAACAATA GACCTGCATGTACTCTCTGCCCTGCAAACTGGAAATGGGTTGGAGGCGACACCTGCTTctacttttcagaaaagaaggcCACATGGCAGGAAAGTGAAGACTTTTGCTTCTCCCAGAATGCCACCCTTCttatgctgaaaatgaaaagcaagttg ATTAGCATATCTCAAATATTACTGAAACAGTTTTACTGGATTGGATTGTCATATGGAGTTGATGGCTGGTCTTGGGTAGATGGTACGAAACTTTCTACAAAGAGACTGGACTG gATTGATTTGTCTTTTAAGCAGAACTGTGCATACCTATTTTATCATAGGTCAACAGTTTACAGTGAGAATTGTTATGAGAAACATCCCTGGATTTGTGAGAAGGCAGCAGTGCAGCTGATCTAA
- the LOC136012547 gene encoding C-type lectin domain family 1 member A-like isoform X2, with protein sequence MSSQMMPMNTDEEGGYSNLYHLPQHPARHYMSLNINKGHSLPFAVWWPAIFTLFVLCLALTIGMIILGLRGSKVPVGDNENLQGLKEKLCLMGDDNSKNNRPACTLCPANWKWVGGDTCFYFSEKKATWQESEDFCFSQNATLLMLKMKSKLISISQILLKQFYWIGLSYGVDGWSWVDGTKLSTKRLDWSTVYSENCYEKHPWICEKAAVQLI encoded by the exons ATGAGTTCCCAGATGATGCCTATGAATACAGATGAAGAGGGTGGATACTCTAATTTATATCACCTGCCACAGCATCCAGCCAGACACTACATGTCCCTGAACATCAACAAAG GGCACTCTCTTCCCTTTGCTGTATGGTGGCCAGCTATCTTTACTTTGTTTGTGCTGTGCCTGGCCCTCACCATAGGAATGATAATCCTAG GTCTCAGAGGTTCTAAGGTACCTGTGGGAGATAATGAAAACTTGCAAGGACTAAAAGAGAAATTGTGCTTGATGGGTGATGACAACAGCAAGAACAATA GACCTGCATGTACTCTCTGCCCTGCAAACTGGAAATGGGTTGGAGGCGACACCTGCTTctacttttcagaaaagaaggcCACATGGCAGGAAAGTGAAGACTTTTGCTTCTCCCAGAATGCCACCCTTCttatgctgaaaatgaaaagcaagttg ATTAGCATATCTCAAATATTACTGAAACAGTTTTACTGGATTGGATTGTCATATGGAGTTGATGGCTGGTCTTGGGTAGATGGTACGAAACTTTCTACAAAGAGACTGGACTG GTCAACAGTTTACAGTGAGAATTGTTATGAGAAACATCCCTGGATTTGTGAGAAGGCAGCAGTGCAGCTGATCTAA
- the LOC136012547 gene encoding C-type lectin domain family 12 member B-like isoform X3 — MSSQMMPMNTDEEGGYSNLYHLPQHPARHYMSLNINKGLRGSKVPVGDNENLQGLKEKLCLMGDDNSKNNRPACTLCPANWKWVGGDTCFYFSEKKATWQESEDFCFSQNATLLMLKMKSKLISISQILLKQFYWIGLSYGVDGWSWVDGTKLSTKRLDWIDLSFKQNCAYLFYHRSTVYSENCYEKHPWICEKAAVQLI, encoded by the exons ATGAGTTCCCAGATGATGCCTATGAATACAGATGAAGAGGGTGGATACTCTAATTTATATCACCTGCCACAGCATCCAGCCAGACACTACATGTCCCTGAACATCAACAAAG GTCTCAGAGGTTCTAAGGTACCTGTGGGAGATAATGAAAACTTGCAAGGACTAAAAGAGAAATTGTGCTTGATGGGTGATGACAACAGCAAGAACAATA GACCTGCATGTACTCTCTGCCCTGCAAACTGGAAATGGGTTGGAGGCGACACCTGCTTctacttttcagaaaagaaggcCACATGGCAGGAAAGTGAAGACTTTTGCTTCTCCCAGAATGCCACCCTTCttatgctgaaaatgaaaagcaagttg ATTAGCATATCTCAAATATTACTGAAACAGTTTTACTGGATTGGATTGTCATATGGAGTTGATGGCTGGTCTTGGGTAGATGGTACGAAACTTTCTACAAAGAGACTGGACTG gATTGATTTGTCTTTTAAGCAGAACTGTGCATACCTATTTTATCATAGGTCAACAGTTTACAGTGAGAATTGTTATGAGAAACATCCCTGGATTTGTGAGAAGGCAGCAGTGCAGCTGATCTAA